The following is a genomic window from Burkholderia cepacia ATCC 25416.
CCGCTTCGCGGTCGGCGCGTGCTGCGCCGTCCACTCATCGCTACTGGTACGAAAACGTAATCGTGCTGAGTGCACTCACGGAGCCTGGCTTGATCGTTTCCGCGACCTTGACGTATCTGGCCTCGAGCGGCACCGAAATTTTGGTGTTGGCCGCAGACGACTTGCCAACCGTCCATTGATTCGTATTTCCCTTGGCGGACGAATCCGGTCCGAAGCTCAACGGGGTGCTTTCACCCTTTTTGAGTATTTGAATCCCTACGCCCGCTGCCGTCGAATTGCGATCGAGGCTGAGGGTGCTGCCTGTATTCGCGGGATTCGTCGCATCGGTCAATGTCGCGTGAACACTGACGTTCGCGTCGCAGTTCAGGCCGACCGAGAACGGTGCCGATCGGGCAGATGCCACGTCACCCGTCGCCTTGAGGCTTGCCGCGACCAGGGTTGGCAACGTGACCGAATTGGTTGCGCCGGATATGACTTTGCATGCCCTTGCCGTCACCTGAGTGCTCGTCGAGAACAACCGTGACGATGAGCTGCTTCCCGGAAGAAACGCCCCTTGATACTTCAGCCTGTAGTTGAAAAGCGTTGTCGACTTGGATGTGTGGGTTCCCGTCGCGAGCGGACCGGCCGAGACGAATGTCACCTTTGCTATGATCGCGCCTTTTTCCCGCGCATAAGGAAGTGGTACGGAGAGTTCGCCATCTACAAGTGGTGCCATGGGGGGAGCACCGCCGTTGTAATCCTGTACTTCAACTACGAAGCCGATCCCGGGTATGCCGGTTTCGAAAACGGCAGCGACCTTTCCTTCGCTCGTTTTGTACGTCACATTCGGAATGACCGGTGTGGCCGGCGTCAAGACATATTCGTCATACTTACAACTCCACGTGTAACCGGCGATATTTGCAGCCCAGGCGCTATCGCTGGTCGAATTCGGAAATTGGCGACCCGAAGGAATTTCGTCCTGGGTCACATTGACCGTCCCGGGGAGCCTGGGGCTAGGCCCATAGGCAGCACCACTCAATTCACAAGCAGAAAACGCGAATTCGGAAAATGCAATCGTGCACAGCGCCAGGCATTGCATCGTTCTTCGTATTGCGGAACGATTCGACGCGCGCAGCGTGCCTGCACGCAGGTTCGCATTTCTCGCGGTATTCATCCTTTTCATAAATCTGCCCCATTAAATCGCAAACGATCTCGAAAC
Proteins encoded in this region:
- a CDS encoding fimbrial protein; translated protein: MNTARNANLRAGTLRASNRSAIRRTMQCLALCTIAFSEFAFSACELSGAAYGPSPRLPGTVNVTQDEIPSGRQFPNSTSDSAWAANIAGYTWSCKYDEYVLTPATPVIPNVTYKTSEGKVAAVFETGIPGIGFVVEVQDYNGGAPPMAPLVDGELSVPLPYAREKGAIIAKVTFVSAGPLATGTHTSKSTTLFNYRLKYQGAFLPGSSSSSRLFSTSTQVTARACKVISGATNSVTLPTLVAASLKATGDVASARSAPFSVGLNCDANVSVHATLTDATNPANTGSTLSLDRNSTAAGVGIQILKKGESTPLSFGPDSSAKGNTNQWTVGKSSAANTKISVPLEARYVKVAETIKPGSVSALSTITFSYQ